The segment TCGCGGGTTTTTGCGTTTGGGGCTGGATGAAAAAGGTGATCAGGATGCAGCGGCAAAGATACGGACACAGACAGGGGCAGTGCAGCGGGGTGCTCCGCAGGATATGGATCGGCGGATGGCGGAGCCATTATGGCGGCATTCTGCCCCAAGACTAAAGAGGACGAAGGGGACTAGCCCGATCATTTGTCATGACGGGAGAGGTGCGTCTTGTTGGGGAGGGATAAGTTAAATCTGCCGGGAGCGGCAGGAATGGCAGCAGCGGGCAGCAGTGATCTGTGACCCGCCGATGGTGGACCGGTGGGGGCCGTACGCCCGAAGTGTGTCCGGACCTCGGCGGTTAGCGGAAAGTGTCGCCGTTGCCGAAAGTGACCGGAGCGGGTCGTGGGCCCGGAGACCGTCAGTTCGCGAGGTTTGCGAAGGCCCGAGGTGTGTCCGGGCTTCATCGGTTGCCGGAAATGTCGACGTTGCCGAAGTGACCGGAGCGGGTGGCGGGCCCGAGATGGCCTGTTTGGCGAGACTGGTGGAGGCACGAGATTTGTCCGGGGTTCGCGTGTTGCCGGAAATGTCTTCATGGCCGCAAGGTACCAGAGCGGGTCGTGGCCGAGGCGGCCTGTCTGCACCTCGCAGGCGAGGATGCCAAAGCCCGAGGTTCGTCCGGACTTCCCTGATTGCGGGAAGTCCGGTTTTGGCTGAGCTGTTCTGCCGTTGCATCCATCGTCGCCAGGCTGCTTGTGCTGCCCGGAAGTTATTCGGATTTCGGGGCCATTGCCATTTCTATCGTGTAGCGAAGCGCTTTTTGGCGGCTTCCGTTTCCGGCATGTAAATCGAGACTGCGTTTCCTTCCGGATCGCGGAATTGAAATGTCTTGTTGCCCCACGGCATCGTCTTCAGGTCGTGCACTAGTTGCACTTTGTCCTTCAGGCGCTCGAATTCCGCATCGACATCCTCAACCTGAATCTCCAGATAGGCCGTCCGATTGGCTCCCGGCTCACCACTTCCTTCTTTCCAAAGTGCTACAGTTTCAGATGCGCCGATTGCAAGCGTTGCACCAGGTCCCACAAGCTCAGCGAAGACTGGAGCAAGCCACTCCGCCTTGCGGCCCAAGATCATTTCGTAAAACGCGACCATTTGCTTGATATCGGCTGCGATGAAGCGGATTGATGCGAGTTTCATTTTGTTTCCGTTCCTAAGGTATCGTCGTGTTGGCGTCCAATAGACCATTGTCGCACAGCCCTGTTGCCACCTGTATGGCAACAGGAGTCAACAGCAATGCGCCCAGTGGCCTTGCGGGTTTTTGCGTTTGGGGCCGGATCAAAGAGGTGATCAGGATGCAGCGGCAAAGATACGGACATAGACACGGGCAGGGCAGCGGGGCACTCCGCAGGATACGGGGCGGCGGATGGCGGAGCCATTACGGCGGCATTCTGCCCCAGGATTAAAGGGACTAAGGGGACGAACCCGGTCATTTGTCATGACGGGAGAGGTGCGTCTTGTTGAGGAGGAAGCGTTAAATCTGCCGGGAGTGGCAGCGATGGCAGCAGCGGGTGGCATTGAGCGTGGCCCGCCGATGGTGGACCGATGGGGGCCGTACGCCCGAAGTGTGTCCGGACCTCGGCGGATAGCGGAAAGTGCCGCCATTGCCGAAAGTGACCGGAACGGGTCGTGGGCCCGGAGACCGTCAGTTGGCGAGGATGGCACACGCCCGAGGTGTGTCTGGGCTACATCGGTTACCGACAATTCGGTTTTGGGTGACGTGATTTGCTGTCGCATCGATTATCACTTGGTGGAGGCTCGAATTTCGAGGTCGTGGCTTAGCGGGAGAGTGTCATTGGTCATGGCACCAATGCCGTGGTGTCAGTCTCAGACTTACGCCAGCTTCGCAAAGGGCCTGTGTTCTTGCTGTGTTCTGTGCCTGTGATCATAACCTTACGGTTTCGAGGAGCGATGCGTTTGATGGGGGGCATAAAACTTCGGAAAATACATCAACTTTGGTGTTGTACTACAAATTTGGAGGTGCGGGGAACTTTACTCTATCTTGCTGGTATTCCCCGCAGCGCCCAGTCCCTCAAGAGGGTAGAACATCTCATGAGTCGTACTGTCTATTTGTGGGATAATAACTTTTTCATATTCGAATAACTCTCTGCCGTTTAAATAAAGTTTCCCGTCTGCTTTACTTGGCCAGTGGACACCAAATTCGATAGTTCGGAGGAAAGGATAAATTTTCAAAAGTTGAGGTGCTCCACCGATCACCCCCTTGAGGGTGCCATACCGATCAGTAAAATTAGGTTTCTGAAGCATGTCGCAAAGAGCAGAAAATGGCTCCATGTTAAGACACTCTGCCGTTTGAAATTCAATAGTGTTCTTTAGATGGTCAAAATAATGATAGCGGAGATCACCGATCATTCCAAACTGCGTTGCACGGTTTAAGCTTCTACTGCGTCCTTTTGGAAAACGTGATTTAGAAGCAACATACTCTCCTTTGCCGGCATCATACCGAATGTTACTAATTATTGGTCTCTGTAGACGCCACGAAAAGCTTCCGATTAGAAATGATGTTTCTTTAAGTTCGGATTGTAAGTCTATCGGGTTCATATAAGATTTAAGAAATTTATTTGTCAGGCTGGCAAACCTATTAGGAAGCTCTGATCCATCAAGAGAGCGGTCTAGATTTTTCTTGTAGTGTCGAACATAAGAAATGAATTGATTGATAATTGGATAAGCAAGAAGTGTACTTCCACAAAAACCGATCGCGGCATCTTCTCGAGGTAGAGGGAAGACTTTTTGACAAACATCAATATTTCCTCCGCCACTAAGACGACTATCAGAGCAAAAAACTAATTCAGAGTAGTTTGATAACTTTCTTTCCCAAGCAATAGTAATTGTCATTGTTGCCTCTGTCATTTATTTGAGGGGTTAAAATTAAGTGTTTATATTCGGAGGGATAGTCTGAAGTTTGGACACGTCTAATAATCAACGCGGCGGATCAAGGGGCTGAAGCAACAATCCTCACAACAGAAGGATATGGTAGCGCTATTCTTCCGGAGGATTTGCCCGTAGATTTGTAAAACCATAAAAATTCATGTCCTCCGCATCGCGGAGACGCAGTTTCTTCCATATATCTAATAAACTTGGACGATTACTTGGCAAGCGGTAGCGTTTGTTTGCTATGTAAAACGAGATATTCTTTTGCTTTAGCACTCCGAAGAAAAAATCGTTGTCTACGAAGTTTGTCGGGGTGCCACTAAGCCAACCTTTTAAGTCCGCTTCATATGCCAATAGCCACATGTCGGACTTTAGGCTGTCCGCGGTCATGTAAGTTTTCCAGAGGTTGACATTTAAGTATTGAGCTAAACCTAGTGATTGGAGGTGAAGCGCAACTATCGCACAGATCGAATTTTCAAGGTTGCTAACTAGCTCGCACGATCTTTTACTGAGAGAGATATTCAGGCTTACGGCTAAATATAATACCCAAGAAACCTCGAAGTGATGTCCTCTCGGTGAATGTATTGCAATAGTATCTTCAATTAGTTTTGCACATCTGGCGACGTTGATTGGATAGTGAGCTTCACTGTAAGCCGAAAGAATTTGAACAACTACAGGTATAGATGCCGTCTGCTGGCGAGAGGTTTTTAGTAGAAATGTTTCAAAAGTGGGCCAGGTGCTTTTTTGTATTTTTTTACTTCGAATTGATTTAACTGCCCATAAAACAATATGTTCGTGAGGATGTTGCTGCTGCAAATGAAATGCATTAGTGAAAAACTCGAAAAGCTCAGGTTTTTTTGGTTTAGGGGCCATTCGAGATAAGATTGAAGTGAGCTCTTGAACCCAAACAGAGCGATATACGCTGTCGGTAGAAATTGTTTTCGTTTTTTCTGCGTTTAGCTCTAATTCGAAAGTGCGGTATGAGTTATCTAGGTGATTGATGGCTTTCTCTGCTGCACCAAGGCTATCGAACCCTATAAACCAATCGTCAACATTCCGGATCGCTCTAGCATTTTTTAATGCATTACTTTTCTGGATATTCTGGTCTACAGATGATGCAATTATCTCTGAAAGAATACGGGAAGTATCTGGCCCTATTGGAATACCTAAGGTTTGATTGTCCTGTCCCTTACGAACAGCAATATCTAATTGATTGCCTAGGGAACTTGCGAGTGCTGGACTGTTGATGTTCACCTTGGACCACTGTTTACCGTGCAATGCCCATGCGAGGGTATGTGTATACAAGGTTCCATAGAAACGAGAAACGTCACTTACAAGAGCAAAATTGTATTCAGCGCTTATTTCTAATCTGTGCTGCTCAATTGATTGAAAGTCAGGAGTATCGACGGCTCTACCACCGGTGCTCCTTATTTCTAACTTGGAAGCGGAGTACTGTGATTTAATAAGGTGATTCCGAATCTTGATCCAGTTATTCGCAATGAGCTCAGATAAATAAGTTTGAGAAATGGGGTTCACAACCCGAAGATGTCTGCGTCCGAACTGACCTTTCGGTATAGAGAAAGT is part of the Thalassospira lucentensis genome and harbors:
- a CDS encoding RNA-directed DNA polymerase, translated to MWFSFISKSTRLRSLLQQGYFPSELPLPFNTQDLGKYRSSILRSWSKTLSQTPKTVPGTFSIPKGQFGRRHLRVVNPISQTYLSELIANNWIKIRNHLIKSQYSASKLEIRSTGGRAVDTPDFQSIEQHRLEISAEYNFALVSDVSRFYGTLYTHTLAWALHGKQWSKVNINSPALASSLGNQLDIAVRKGQDNQTLGIPIGPDTSRILSEIIASSVDQNIQKSNALKNARAIRNVDDWFIGFDSLGAAEKAINHLDNSYRTFELELNAEKTKTISTDSVYRSVWVQELTSILSRMAPKPKKPELFEFFTNAFHLQQQHPHEHIVLWAVKSIRSKKIQKSTWPTFETFLLKTSRQQTASIPVVVQILSAYSEAHYPINVARCAKLIEDTIAIHSPRGHHFEVSWVLYLAVSLNISLSKRSCELVSNLENSICAIVALHLQSLGLAQYLNVNLWKTYMTADSLKSDMWLLAYEADLKGWLSGTPTNFVDNDFFFGVLKQKNISFYIANKRYRLPSNRPSLLDIWKKLRLRDAEDMNFYGFTNLRANPPEE
- a CDS encoding VOC family protein — encoded protein: MKLASIRFIAADIKQMVAFYEMILGRKAEWLAPVFAELVGPGATLAIGASETVALWKEGSGEPGANRTAYLEIQVEDVDAEFERLKDKVQLVHDLKTMPWGNKTFQFRDPEGNAVSIYMPETEAAKKRFATR